One genomic segment of Hordeum vulgare subsp. vulgare chromosome 2H, MorexV3_pseudomolecules_assembly, whole genome shotgun sequence includes these proteins:
- the LOC123429822 gene encoding uncharacterized protein LOC123429822, with protein MVFSGAWLAAAAMVPAELCQGAPRPGQRRRLRADEVLRALLTPPARELERLADCLYVFFCLPLPEPDQYHMPASGRGGWMARRPPGAVLYSYRRSLSLSSDGGGSGSSSSSTWMAGSEVEGLYYSDD; from the coding sequence ATGGTGTTCAGCGGcgcgtggctggcggcggcggcgatggtgCCGGCGGAGCTGTGCCAGGGCGCGCCGCGGccggggcagcggcggcggctgcgggccGACGAGGTGCTGCGCGCGCTGCTCACGCCGCCCGCGCGGGAGCTGGAGCGCCTGGCCGACTGCCTCTACGTCTTCTTCTGCCTACCGCTGCCGGAGCCGGACCAGTACCACATGCCGGCGTCCGGGCGCGGCGGCTGGATGGCGCGCCGGCCGCCCGGCGCCGTGCTGTACAGCTACCGGAGGTCCCTCTCGCTCTCCTCCGACGGCGGCGGCTCcggctcgtcgtcgtcgtccacgTGGATGGCCggctccgaggtggaggggctgTATTACTCGGACGACTAG